From the Nodularia sp. NIES-3585 genome, one window contains:
- a CDS encoding IS701 family transposase, producing MELVSRTATSTVTVVDEYCNAYRDLFPEVRTFENFKHLHVGMLSDIKRKTLPEIAKAVGLHDAQPLQNFLTDSPWSVVVLQDRRLELTLKMLQGRSFKLVIDETGDKKKGKTTDYVARQYIGNLGKVDNGIVSVNAYGVLGDLTFPLIFLIYKPRKRLEEKGIYKTKPQLAVEIIETLLKYGFNFDLVLADSLYGESPTFIAVLDKHKKPYLLAIRSNHARFSVQEREAIYEVWQEFERVFSDKKTQKRYIQQITCGDSKLITYWRITNDPETLPKNQTWYVKTNLKSDMADQLGNLYGFRNWVEYAFKQGKNELGWADFRLTNYHQIERWWELIMSAYFLVSLQANARNESDSESLHEKSSPPISTEPENFSNHKWWDFNLGWKSTLNNLRLVIQPYVFWNLIKPWLIVFLNPNLQLGFQKLIEIMNQFQGYITVNSG from the coding sequence GTGGAATTGGTTTCAAGAACGGCTACCTCGACTGTCACAGTGGTAGATGAGTATTGCAATGCGTATAGAGACTTGTTTCCAGAAGTAAGGACATTTGAGAACTTCAAACATCTACACGTAGGAATGTTATCTGATATCAAACGTAAAACTTTACCAGAAATCGCCAAGGCAGTGGGCTTACATGACGCACAACCACTGCAAAACTTTTTGACGGATTCACCTTGGTCAGTAGTAGTTTTGCAAGATAGAAGATTAGAACTGACTCTGAAAATGTTGCAGGGACGTTCATTTAAGTTGGTAATTGATGAAACCGGGGATAAAAAGAAAGGTAAGACGACTGATTATGTAGCAAGACAATATATTGGAAACTTAGGGAAAGTGGATAATGGGATAGTTTCAGTAAATGCTTATGGAGTGTTGGGAGACTTGACTTTTCCGTTAATATTTCTAATATATAAACCAAGGAAGAGATTGGAAGAAAAGGGAATATATAAAACCAAGCCACAATTGGCAGTGGAAATAATTGAAACCCTGCTAAAATATGGATTTAATTTTGACTTGGTTTTAGCTGATAGTTTGTATGGTGAAAGTCCAACATTCATCGCAGTATTAGACAAGCATAAAAAACCTTATTTACTTGCTATAAGAAGTAATCATGCCAGATTTAGCGTACAGGAGAGAGAGGCTATATATGAGGTATGGCAGGAGTTTGAGCGTGTATTTAGTGATAAAAAGACTCAAAAAAGATATATACAACAAATCACTTGTGGTGATTCAAAGCTCATAACATATTGGCGAATCACTAATGACCCAGAGACTTTACCAAAAAATCAGACGTGGTATGTCAAAACAAACTTGAAAAGTGATATGGCTGACCAATTAGGAAACCTTTATGGATTTCGTAATTGGGTAGAGTATGCTTTTAAGCAAGGTAAAAATGAACTAGGATGGGCTGACTTTAGACTTACTAATTATCACCAGATAGAAAGATGGTGGGAACTAATTATGAGTGCTTATTTCTTAGTAAGTTTACAAGCCAACGCTAGAAATGAATCTGATAGTGAAAGCCTCCATGAAAAAAGTTCACCGCCAATATCAACAGAACCAGAGAATTTTAGCAATCATAAATGGTGGGATTTTAATTTGGGATGGAAATCCACTTTAAACAATTTAAGATTAGTTATTCAACCATACGTATTCTGGAATTTAATTAAACCTTGGTTAATTGTTTTTCTTAACCCTAATTTACAGTTAGGATTCCAGAAATTGATAGAGATAATGAATCAATTTCAAGGTTATATCACTGTGAATTCGGGGTAA
- a CDS encoding transketolase produces MTTQEQLHRWHELAQQFRVDSIRTTTVAGSGHPTSSMSPADLMAVLLSKYLRYDFDNPDNPNNDRLIFSKGHAAPLLYSMYKAAGVISDDELRSLRHFGSRLEGHPTPILPWVDVATGSLGQGLPIGVGIALAGKYLDQLPYHTWVLLGDSETAEGSVWEAFDHAAHYTLDNLIAIIDVNRLGQRGQTELGWNTQAYAKRATAFGWQAIEIDGHDLTEIDQAYSAAVTVNDRPTVIIARTKKGKGVASLEDLGGWHGKALESDDAKRAISELGGERQIIISVDTPDEQGQPANIGNAQPLQLPKYDKSKKVATRRAYGDALVALGAAQPNIIALDAEVSNSTYAEDFAETYPERYFEMYIAEQQMVAAAVGLQVRGYKPFASTFAAFLTRAYDFVRMAAVSRANIKLVGSHAGVSIGQDGASQMALEDLAAFRAVWSSTVIYPCDANQTAKLVAQMSDRNGIVYLRTTREKTPIIYEPHEEFPIGGSKIIRSSDQDQAAVIGAGITLHEAIKAYDRLKDEGITVRVIDAYSVKPIDMQTLHQAARDTEGNLVVVEDHWIEGGLGAAVLDAFAGTSNTPIYDGPQLQLIKLAVRDMPGSGTPEELLHAAKIDADAIVEAVKSQVRQPVGV; encoded by the coding sequence ATGACCACACAGGAACAACTACACCGATGGCATGAATTAGCGCAACAGTTCCGTGTTGATAGTATTCGCACGACTACTGTTGCTGGTTCTGGTCATCCTACCTCGTCTATGTCGCCGGCTGATCTGATGGCGGTTTTACTCTCTAAATATCTCCGCTATGATTTCGACAATCCAGATAATCCTAATAACGATCGCTTGATTTTCTCTAAAGGTCATGCTGCACCCTTACTATATAGTATGTATAAAGCAGCCGGGGTAATTAGTGATGACGAATTGCGATCGCTACGGCATTTTGGTAGTCGTTTAGAAGGTCATCCCACACCGATTTTACCTTGGGTTGATGTCGCCACGGGTTCTTTAGGACAAGGTTTACCCATTGGTGTCGGTATAGCTTTAGCAGGTAAATATTTAGACCAATTACCTTATCATACCTGGGTATTATTGGGTGATAGCGAAACGGCGGAAGGCTCAGTTTGGGAAGCTTTTGATCATGCTGCACACTATACCCTAGATAATTTAATTGCCATTATTGATGTTAATCGTCTTGGTCAACGGGGTCAAACTGAATTGGGTTGGAATACACAAGCTTATGCTAAACGTGCTACGGCTTTTGGTTGGCAAGCGATTGAAATTGACGGTCATGATTTAACCGAGATAGATCAAGCATATAGCGCGGCGGTGACTGTGAACGATCGCCCCACAGTGATTATTGCCCGCACGAAGAAGGGTAAAGGTGTCGCTTCCCTCGAAGATTTAGGCGGTTGGCATGGTAAAGCGCTGGAATCTGATGATGCAAAACGAGCAATTTCTGAATTAGGTGGTGAAAGACAGATTATAATTTCAGTGGATACACCTGACGAACAAGGACAACCAGCAAATATTGGGAATGCTCAACCATTGCAACTTCCCAAATATGACAAAAGCAAAAAGGTTGCAACACGTCGAGCTTATGGTGATGCTTTAGTAGCATTAGGCGCTGCACAACCGAATATAATTGCTCTTGATGCAGAGGTGAGTAATTCCACTTATGCAGAAGACTTTGCCGAAACTTATCCAGAGCGCTACTTTGAGATGTACATTGCTGAACAGCAAATGGTAGCAGCTGCGGTTGGTTTACAGGTGAGAGGATACAAACCCTTCGCTTCTACCTTTGCGGCGTTCCTCACCCGTGCTTACGACTTTGTGCGGATGGCGGCTGTGTCTCGTGCCAATATTAAATTAGTGGGTTCTCATGCTGGAGTATCCATTGGCCAGGATGGTGCTTCACAGATGGCTTTGGAAGATTTAGCTGCATTTCGGGCTGTCTGGAGTAGTACAGTAATTTATCCCTGTGATGCCAATCAGACAGCCAAATTAGTCGCCCAAATGAGCGATCGCAATGGTATTGTGTATCTTCGCACAACTAGGGAAAAAACACCGATCATTTATGAACCTCATGAAGAATTTCCCATTGGTGGTAGCAAGATTATTCGCAGTTCTGACCAAGATCAAGCGGCGGTGATTGGTGCAGGTATTACTTTGCATGAAGCAATTAAGGCTTACGACAGACTCAAAGACGAAGGAATCACAGTCCGCGTCATCGATGCTTACTCAGTCAAACCCATTGATATGCAGACATTGCATCAAGCCGCACGGGACACCGAAGGAAATTTAGTTGTGGTGGAAGACCATTGGATAGAAGGCGGACTCGGTGCGGCGGTACTGGATGCTTTTGCAGGTACTAGCAACACTCCCATTTATGATGGTCCCCAACTGCAATTAATTAAATTGGCGGTAAGAGATATGCCGGGTTCAGGTACACCAGAAGAATTACTTCATGCTGCCAAAATCGATGCTGATGCCATTGTGGAAGCTGTGAAATCGCAAGTTAGACAGCCAGTAGGAGTATAG
- a CDS encoding GNAT family N-acetyltransferase — protein MNLRRYEVGDTAQIMQLFYDTIHEVNIRDYTKAQVDAWTSVNMDVEVWMNSLKSKFTYVAEADGKIIGFGELEANGHIDRFYCHKDFQGQGVGTKILEQIELTARDLDIERLFVEASITAKPFFARKSFMVVKEQEVERSGQKFINFVMEKVLSNG, from the coding sequence ATGAACTTACGAAGATACGAAGTCGGTGATACCGCACAAATTATGCAGTTGTTTTATGACACTATTCATGAAGTGAATATTCGAGATTATACAAAAGCTCAAGTAGATGCTTGGACATCAGTAAATATGGATGTTGAAGTTTGGATGAACAGCTTAAAAAGTAAGTTTACTTATGTAGCAGAAGCGGATGGTAAAATTATTGGTTTTGGGGAATTAGAGGCAAATGGACATATTGACCGTTTTTATTGTCATAAAGATTTTCAAGGTCAAGGAGTGGGGACGAAGATTTTAGAACAAATTGAATTAACAGCGAGAGATTTAGATATTGAAAGGTTATTTGTTGAAGCTAGTATTACAGCTAAACCTTTTTTTGCTAGGAAGAGTTTCATGGTTGTAAAAGAACAAGAAGTAGAACGCAGTGGGCAAAAGTTCATAAATTTTGTCATGGAAAAGGTTTTATCTAATGGCTGA